The following are encoded together in the Candidatus Hinthialibacter antarcticus genome:
- a CDS encoding glycosyltransferase family 4 protein translates to MERLRILHVTSECGWRGGENQLLLLLRQQRKLGHSAALAAPPGSTIADKFLQEGGVFSLKQRSDLDIFAAWELSHIMQAHECEVIHAHTGRAHAIAAFANRFNKRNIPLIVSRRVSFSLKNSPWNRLKYQSADHFIPVSNAARTPLLQIGVNEKAITIIPDGVDADMLERKSRPGIREEFGISESAFVVGNVAHCELNKNQALILDAAPEIIQAHPGIQFIMVGDGKELNSLKQKTAELGVKDNFIFPGFRNDIERFYQAFDCFVITSLEEGLCSSILEAQCCGVPVVATRAGGIPEIIEDKNTGLLIDKSDKTGLVDALTKILNDREFSANLGLAGKNSVLQNFTIEIIAEQTLDVYRKVIRQK, encoded by the coding sequence ATGGAACGGTTACGCATTCTCCATGTAACAAGCGAATGTGGTTGGCGCGGCGGCGAAAACCAGTTGTTGCTATTACTTCGCCAGCAGCGCAAATTGGGGCACAGCGCCGCCTTGGCTGCGCCGCCAGGGTCAACAATCGCAGACAAATTCCTGCAAGAAGGCGGAGTTTTTTCACTAAAACAGCGCTCTGACTTGGATATTTTCGCCGCATGGGAATTATCGCACATCATGCAAGCGCATGAATGCGAGGTCATCCATGCGCATACGGGCCGCGCTCATGCAATCGCGGCGTTCGCGAACCGGTTTAACAAGAGAAATATCCCCCTTATTGTTTCCCGCCGGGTTTCGTTCTCATTAAAAAATTCGCCGTGGAACCGATTAAAATATCAATCTGCAGACCACTTCATTCCCGTATCAAATGCCGCGCGTACGCCACTATTACAAATAGGCGTGAACGAAAAGGCGATAACAATTATTCCAGACGGCGTTGACGCGGACATGCTTGAGAGAAAATCGAGACCGGGCATTCGTGAAGAATTCGGAATTTCAGAAAGCGCGTTTGTCGTTGGCAATGTTGCGCATTGTGAACTCAATAAGAACCAAGCGCTTATTTTGGATGCAGCGCCGGAGATCATTCAAGCGCATCCAGGCATTCAATTTATTATGGTTGGCGACGGCAAAGAACTCAATTCGTTGAAGCAAAAAACCGCTGAATTAGGCGTTAAAGACAACTTCATCTTTCCCGGATTCAGAAACGATATTGAGCGCTTTTATCAGGCGTTCGATTGCTTTGTCATTACTTCTCTCGAAGAAGGATTATGTAGTTCGATTTTGGAAGCGCAGTGCTGCGGCGTCCCTGTGGTTGCTACGAGAGCCGGTGGCATTCCAGAAATCATCGAAGATAAAAATACGGGATTATTGATTGATAAGAGCGACAAAACAGGCCTTGTTGATGCACTCACCAAAATACTAAATGATAGGGAATTTTCCGCGAACCTTGGCTTAGCCGGAAAAAATTCCGTATTGCAAAACTTCACGATAGAGATCATTGCCGAACAAACGCTGGACGTTTACAGAAAAGTGATCCGCCAGAAGTAA
- a CDS encoding carbohydrate binding domain-containing protein, which produces MLQRIQCLLMVIITSIMAFNLSIQSQQLTPFTLPWNDGSESITNVSSLLEKPAGKHGFVHTDENGRMVDGEGKRIRFLGMNTSFSGGFPPKDIAEGVASRLAKYGINCVRIHHHDSLRAPNGVWKEGTSDKQQLDPDVIDRLDYFISELKKNGIYVNLNLKVGREVINGDGFEQTDRLPTYDKGPDHFVPRMIELQKEFASDYLGRTNPYTGLRYVDDPVVALVEINNEAGLLNAWRNNDLDNTPESYMAYLQNDWNEFLQGRYSNTDALRAAWQAPSAGSGEEKLTRGLAGWNLQQAENGKGTKTIANDGPDGDSAMNVEVTQVGDQSWYVQLIYSGLNIEPEKVYKADLWMKASRPRTVDIGIRQNHDPWQFLDSTLSANLTREWQRFEFLFSSGQGDSNARMDITGFGGQLGSISASRISLTESSFDGLPQGETLEDGSVAWMRRDIFARRTVQAKRDWYEFLVERETQYNQEMHDYLRNDLGVKSLITGSQMGFSTLLSQLPHDYIDDHAYWRHPSFPNNSWDSVDWVIQNDSIVDTLDNSLLHMMQSRIEGRPYTVSEYNHPSPNVYASEGVPLLAAYAAFQDWDGIFYYSYSHNTNYPDRSIDSFFDFTGNTPKMMCMPIAANLLLRGDIEIGRDPVIGILQKETYLDHIFDRNGSLWTRPLLDTDVNAFAPYTHRTAVRVVDEAQTIENPETSTSTVLLETDTEEIQFRKKGVNAYYQLMADQTKGFIGFNPGRLIDLQDGVVLTVGDTVQNWANVLLSLMKSDNEGDHWLLMATGYSENKGMVWKDETKTSVGNQWGDGPPLIETVPLRIEWERPGVEAKIYALDEQGQRAGEVENATKDIDGGFAIDLMNGPLAPWYEIVIFDPSEVREAGLHN; this is translated from the coding sequence ATGCTACAGCGCATTCAATGTCTACTGATGGTCATCATCACAAGCATCATGGCATTCAACCTCTCAATTCAATCTCAACAACTCACGCCCTTCACATTGCCTTGGAATGACGGCTCCGAGAGCATTACCAATGTGTCCAGCCTCTTAGAAAAGCCTGCGGGCAAGCATGGATTTGTCCATACTGATGAAAATGGACGCATGGTAGACGGCGAGGGAAAACGCATTCGTTTTCTAGGAATGAACACCTCTTTCTCGGGCGGGTTTCCACCGAAAGACATCGCGGAAGGCGTCGCGTCGCGGTTAGCGAAATACGGGATCAACTGCGTTCGCATTCATCATCACGATTCTTTACGCGCCCCCAACGGCGTATGGAAAGAAGGCACGTCCGATAAGCAACAGCTCGACCCGGACGTGATTGACCGGCTCGATTATTTTATTTCAGAACTAAAAAAGAACGGCATCTACGTCAACTTGAATTTGAAAGTCGGGCGCGAAGTGATAAACGGCGACGGCTTTGAACAAACTGATCGTTTGCCGACCTACGACAAGGGGCCAGATCATTTTGTTCCCCGAATGATTGAACTGCAGAAGGAATTTGCCAGCGATTATTTAGGACGAACGAACCCCTACACAGGATTGCGGTACGTTGATGACCCTGTCGTAGCGCTGGTTGAAATCAACAACGAAGCCGGGTTGTTAAACGCATGGCGAAACAATGATTTGGACAATACGCCTGAATCATATATGGCCTACCTGCAAAATGACTGGAACGAATTTCTCCAAGGTCGCTATTCAAACACAGACGCCTTGCGCGCCGCCTGGCAAGCGCCCAGCGCCGGGTCGGGTGAAGAAAAACTCACGCGCGGGCTGGCTGGATGGAACCTGCAACAAGCGGAAAATGGCAAGGGGACAAAAACGATTGCGAATGACGGCCCCGACGGCGATTCGGCGATGAATGTTGAGGTTACCCAAGTCGGCGACCAAAGTTGGTATGTTCAATTGATCTATTCTGGATTGAACATCGAACCGGAAAAAGTGTATAAGGCCGACTTGTGGATGAAAGCCAGCCGCCCGCGAACCGTGGATATTGGAATTCGGCAAAACCATGATCCCTGGCAATTTTTAGATTCGACCCTGTCGGCGAATTTGACCCGCGAGTGGCAGCGGTTTGAATTTCTGTTTAGCTCAGGCCAAGGCGATTCAAACGCGCGTATGGATATCACCGGATTCGGCGGACAACTCGGCAGTATATCCGCTTCGCGAATCTCCCTTACCGAAAGCAGCTTTGACGGTTTGCCGCAAGGCGAAACGCTTGAAGACGGCAGCGTTGCTTGGATGCGCCGTGACATATTCGCCCGCCGCACAGTTCAAGCCAAGCGCGATTGGTATGAATTTCTGGTTGAACGCGAAACGCAATACAACCAGGAGATGCACGATTACTTACGCAATGATCTTGGCGTCAAATCGCTCATTACTGGAAGCCAGATGGGCTTCAGTACGCTGCTGTCGCAATTGCCGCATGATTACATCGACGACCACGCTTACTGGCGCCATCCCAGTTTCCCCAATAATTCATGGGACTCCGTAGACTGGGTTATCCAGAACGATTCCATTGTCGATACGCTCGACAATTCCCTGCTTCACATGATGCAGTCGCGCATCGAAGGTCGGCCCTATACGGTGTCTGAATATAATCATCCATCGCCGAATGTGTACGCATCCGAAGGCGTCCCGTTGCTGGCTGCCTATGCGGCGTTTCAAGATTGGGACGGCATTTTTTATTATTCGTACAGCCACAACACCAACTACCCCGATCGCAGCATAGACAGTTTTTTTGATTTCACAGGCAACACGCCCAAGATGATGTGTATGCCTATCGCGGCAAACCTGTTGCTTCGCGGCGACATTGAAATTGGCCGCGACCCCGTCATTGGCATATTACAGAAAGAGACCTATCTAGATCACATCTTTGATCGCAACGGTTCTCTGTGGACGCGCCCGCTGCTCGATACCGATGTGAACGCTTTCGCTCCATATACGCATCGAACGGCTGTGCGCGTGGTGGATGAAGCGCAGACAATCGAGAACCCTGAAACATCGACCTCGACCGTCTTGCTTGAAACGGATACGGAAGAAATTCAGTTTCGTAAAAAAGGCGTGAATGCGTATTACCAATTGATGGCGGACCAAACGAAAGGGTTTATCGGGTTTAATCCTGGGCGGCTCATCGACTTGCAAGACGGCGTTGTTTTAACGGTCGGCGATACGGTCCAGAATTGGGCGAACGTCCTTTTAAGCCTGATGAAAAGCGACAACGAGGGCGACCATTGGTTGTTAATGGCGACGGGATACTCCGAAAACAAAGGTATGGTTTGGAAAGACGAAACCAAGACATCCGTCGGCAATCAATGGGGCGACGGCCCGCCGTTGATTGAAACTGTTCCTCTTCGTATCGAATGGGAACGCCCAGGCGTTGAAGCCAAAATTTATGCGTTGGATGAACAAGGCCAACGCGCAGGCGAAGTGGAAAACGCGACGAAAGACATCGACGGTGGATTCGCCATAGACCTGATGAACGGCCCCTTGGCGCCCTGGTATGAAATCGTGATTTTTGATCCATCAGAAGTGCGTGAAGCAGGACTGCACAATTGA
- a CDS encoding Hsp20/alpha crystallin family protein codes for MVRMNRKSKKTLVVSEDGVGQTKHVIEFQYQDTTDMQTTWSPQMDIYETEDDLVILVEAAGLREGSLQLHAVNNRLILGGERNLNEEAPISRYHQLEIQFTPFQKTIILPGNISEKHVNAEYKNGLLSIRVKKRYIK; via the coding sequence ATGGTTCGTATGAACCGGAAATCTAAGAAAACATTGGTTGTGTCTGAAGATGGCGTGGGTCAAACAAAACACGTCATTGAATTTCAATATCAAGATACAACCGATATGCAAACCACCTGGTCTCCACAGATGGATATCTATGAAACGGAAGACGACTTGGTGATCTTAGTAGAAGCGGCTGGATTGCGGGAAGGTTCGTTACAATTGCACGCCGTCAATAACCGTTTGATTTTGGGAGGAGAGCGTAATCTAAATGAAGAAGCGCCCATCAGCCGATATCACCAGTTAGAGATTCAATTTACGCCATTTCAAAAAACGATCATTCTTCCGGGCAACATTAGTGAAAAACATGTAAATGCGGAATATAAGAACGGCCTTCTATCAATTCGCGTGAAAAAAAGGTATATCAAATAG
- the lon gene encoding endopeptidase La yields the protein MNDIIEEKPDKQEAIQIPEWLPAVPLHNAVLFPGATAPIAISSEEAVQAIELAAKGNRLFAAVTSKADDTDPVESINEIYRIGTAAFIIRMMRGPEDVTQLVTRGVSKVKIHSLSMRDGIPWVKVSVIPEAVERSSAIEALMRQLAEREEELIRNSPGIPSELEGLPTSLQNPHRLAYMGLSLTRSDKHALQKVYQVKTLERKLKLALKEVARELEIVDLGGKIQNEIETKLSQTEKEYYLREQLRAIRKELGEADDENQEIDLIREQIETTPLPEYVLEKVESELKRFERMPNSSPEYPMQRTYLEWLLEYPWLRNTQDKIDIRKAERILNEDHYNIKQVKERILEYLAVRKLNPNIKGPILCFVGPPGVGKTSLGQSIARALGRKFARLSLGGVHDEAEIRGHRRTYIGAMPGAIIQQIKRSRTNNPVFMLDEIDKIGRDFRGDPSSALLEVLDPAQNHAFRDHYMEIDIDLSQVLFIATANVPDRIQPPLRDRMEEIRLAGYTTHEKEQIALRYLVPRAVKENGLNQGDLQFGQGALEQLIRGYTREAGVRNLERRLFAVARKIAVKKTRNKWRRVKITKARLNEVLGPIQFTEEVAQRTARPGVATGLAWTSVGGEILFVEALPVRGGKGILLTGKLGDVMKESARAAISVIKSRSRHLGIDEKFFKENELHLHVPAGAVPKDGPSAGVTMATAVASAALRKPVRPDLAMTGEITLSGQVLPVGGIKEKIIAAHRAGIKTIMMPKRNEKDLEEIDKSIRKELTFIFAEMIEDVLKEALDSSKPKRRTTSKKRTSRKQTSRSRS from the coding sequence ATGAACGATATCATCGAAGAAAAACCTGATAAGCAGGAAGCCATTCAAATTCCCGAATGGTTGCCAGCCGTTCCGTTGCATAATGCGGTTTTGTTTCCCGGCGCAACCGCGCCGATTGCAATATCGAGCGAAGAAGCGGTGCAGGCAATTGAACTGGCCGCCAAAGGAAACCGCTTGTTTGCCGCCGTTACTTCGAAAGCGGACGACACCGACCCCGTAGAGTCAATCAACGAGATTTACCGAATCGGCACCGCAGCGTTTATCATCCGCATGATGCGCGGCCCGGAAGACGTGACCCAACTGGTCACGCGCGGCGTCTCAAAAGTTAAAATCCATTCGCTGTCCATGCGCGACGGCATCCCCTGGGTCAAAGTCAGCGTTATCCCCGAAGCCGTTGAACGCAGCAGCGCCATCGAAGCGCTGATGCGGCAGTTGGCGGAGCGTGAAGAGGAACTGATTCGCAATTCGCCAGGCATTCCAAGCGAGTTAGAAGGACTGCCCACTTCATTACAGAACCCACACCGTTTGGCGTATATGGGGCTGAGTTTAACCCGCAGCGATAAACATGCGCTGCAAAAAGTCTATCAAGTTAAAACTTTAGAACGCAAACTCAAATTGGCCTTAAAAGAAGTCGCCCGTGAACTCGAAATTGTTGATTTGGGCGGAAAAATCCAAAACGAAATTGAAACCAAACTCAGCCAAACGGAAAAAGAGTATTACCTGCGCGAACAATTGCGCGCCATCCGTAAAGAGCTAGGCGAAGCGGATGATGAAAACCAGGAAATTGATTTAATCCGTGAACAAATCGAAACCACGCCGCTGCCCGAGTATGTGTTGGAGAAAGTCGAATCCGAATTGAAACGATTCGAACGGATGCCGAACAGTTCGCCGGAATATCCCATGCAACGGACCTATCTCGAGTGGTTGCTGGAATATCCCTGGTTAAGAAACACCCAAGATAAAATCGATATCCGCAAGGCGGAACGCATTCTCAACGAAGACCATTACAACATCAAACAAGTCAAAGAGCGCATTCTTGAATATCTGGCCGTGCGAAAATTAAACCCTAATATCAAAGGGCCGATTCTTTGTTTTGTCGGCCCGCCCGGGGTAGGAAAAACCTCACTGGGGCAGTCCATTGCCCGTGCATTGGGGCGCAAGTTCGCGCGGCTTTCATTGGGCGGCGTACACGACGAAGCGGAAATTCGTGGACACCGACGAACTTATATCGGTGCTATGCCCGGCGCCATTATTCAGCAAATTAAGCGTTCTCGCACCAATAACCCAGTGTTTATGTTAGATGAAATCGACAAAATCGGACGCGATTTTCGCGGCGATCCTTCATCGGCCTTGCTCGAAGTGTTAGACCCGGCGCAAAACCACGCTTTCCGCGACCATTATATGGAAATCGACATCGACCTAAGCCAAGTCTTATTTATCGCGACGGCGAACGTGCCCGACCGTATCCAACCGCCGTTGCGCGACCGCATGGAAGAAATCCGCCTGGCGGGGTATACGACGCATGAAAAAGAGCAAATCGCGTTACGGTATCTTGTCCCTCGCGCCGTGAAAGAAAATGGTCTCAACCAAGGCGACCTGCAATTTGGGCAAGGCGCTCTCGAACAACTAATTCGCGGCTACACGCGAGAGGCGGGCGTCCGTAATTTAGAACGACGATTGTTTGCGGTTGCGCGTAAAATTGCCGTAAAGAAAACACGCAACAAATGGCGTCGGGTCAAAATTACCAAGGCGCGTTTGAATGAAGTTCTCGGCCCCATTCAGTTCACCGAAGAAGTGGCGCAACGGACCGCGCGTCCCGGCGTGGCAACCGGATTGGCTTGGACGTCAGTCGGCGGCGAAATTCTGTTCGTTGAAGCGCTTCCCGTACGCGGCGGCAAGGGAATTCTGCTGACGGGAAAACTGGGCGACGTTATGAAAGAATCGGCGCGCGCGGCGATTTCGGTCATCAAATCGCGAAGCCGACACCTGGGCATCGACGAGAAATTTTTTAAAGAGAATGAACTTCACCTTCACGTCCCCGCTGGCGCAGTCCCAAAAGACGGGCCATCAGCGGGCGTAACCATGGCGACAGCGGTCGCGTCTGCGGCCTTAAGAAAACCCGTCCGCCCCGATCTCGCCATGACGGGAGAGATCACGCTCTCCGGTCAAGTTTTGCCTGTTGGCGGGATCAAAGAAAAAATAATTGCCGCCCACCGCGCTGGAATCAAAACAATCA